Proteins from a genomic interval of Sphingobacterium sp. SYP-B4668:
- a CDS encoding PepSY-like domain-containing protein, translated as MKNLILALMLLFSIQAIYAQDIKESQVPAVILNAYKLQFKNAKLSEWEIKHNGVYEVDFKTSLTGKDHTALYTPEGKLVSYKQEITAKQLPREVKDAIKKEFKGFRIDDVDRYDQQGKVTYKVGLKNSPQEYEVVFSASGAVISKKID; from the coding sequence ATGAAAAATCTAATTTTAGCATTAATGCTTTTATTCAGTATCCAGGCTATTTATGCACAGGATATCAAAGAGTCTCAAGTACCTGCTGTAATCTTGAATGCATACAAACTGCAGTTTAAAAATGCTAAGCTCAGCGAGTGGGAAATTAAGCATAATGGCGTGTATGAAGTTGATTTTAAGACAAGCCTTACAGGAAAGGACCATACAGCCCTTTACACACCTGAAGGCAAATTAGTGTCATATAAACAAGAGATTACTGCCAAACAGCTTCCCCGAGAAGTGAAAGATGCCATTAAAAAGGAATTTAAAGGATTTAGAATCGATGATGTTGATCGTTATGATCAACAGGGAAAGGTTACTTATAAAGTCGGTTTAAAAAATAGTCCACAAGAATACGAAGTCGTATTTTCTGCAAGTGGAGCAGTAATCAGTAAAAAAATAGATTAG
- a CDS encoding PepSY-like domain-containing protein yields the protein MKKLQIVSFVVALTAIFISCDKDEVIDPTTLPSTAQEYVSFHFPEANISRVVEDKGDNDSYYEVYLSTGHELDFNKKGEIHSVDGKTLKLPFSVIPPKLLTYATEKYPDAFIVKWEKERTLQEIKLNTGIELVFDLEGNFKNVDN from the coding sequence ATGAAAAAACTACAAATTGTATCATTCGTTGTCGCCTTAACCGCGATTTTTATCTCTTGCGATAAAGATGAAGTAATCGATCCCACTACCTTGCCTAGTACAGCTCAAGAGTATGTGTCGTTTCATTTTCCAGAAGCCAACATCAGTAGAGTGGTAGAAGATAAAGGGGATAATGATTCCTACTACGAAGTATACCTATCCACTGGACACGAATTGGATTTTAACAAGAAAGGTGAAATACACAGCGTCGATGGAAAAACTTTAAAGCTTCCTTTTAGTGTGATTCCGCCGAAGTTGTTAACATATGCTACGGAGAAATATCCAGATGCCTTTATTGTTAAATGGGAAAAAGAGCGTACACTTCAAGAAATAAAACTAAATACAGGAATTGAGTTGGTTTTTGATTTGGAAGGGAATTTTAAAAATGTTGATAACTAA
- the trpA gene encoding tryptophan synthase subunit alpha — protein MSSTLSLSTNKHLLSIYYTAGYPTLDSTLDIAEKLEQAGVDFLEIGFPYSDPVADGPTIQHSSEVALKNGMTLHVLFEQLADLRKRVNIPVYLMGYFNPVLQYGIENFCKACQRVGVNGIIVPDLPMYEYEELYKDIFSKYGISNIFLVTPQTSEDRIRKIDELSTNFIYLLSSNATTGKRLDIDDSTVYFERIQRMKLKNPLVIGFGISNKQTFAQATQYARGAIIGSAFVKLLATDDYMEKISDFIHQIKD, from the coding sequence ATGAGCAGCACACTATCACTTTCAACAAATAAACACCTATTATCAATATATTACACCGCGGGCTACCCGACTTTAGATAGCACGCTAGATATTGCGGAAAAGTTAGAGCAAGCAGGCGTCGATTTTCTCGAAATAGGCTTCCCTTATTCAGACCCTGTTGCAGATGGTCCGACTATCCAACACAGCTCCGAAGTTGCATTAAAAAATGGGATGACATTACATGTTCTATTTGAACAACTAGCGGATTTAAGGAAGCGGGTGAATATTCCAGTTTATTTAATGGGATATTTTAACCCGGTCTTGCAATACGGAATTGAAAATTTTTGTAAAGCGTGTCAGCGTGTCGGGGTCAATGGGATAATCGTACCAGACCTCCCTATGTATGAATATGAAGAACTTTACAAAGATATCTTTAGCAAGTACGGTATTAGCAATATTTTTTTGGTAACGCCTCAAACTAGCGAAGACCGAATAAGAAAAATAGACGAATTATCAACTAATTTTATCTATCTATTATCTTCCAATGCGACTACTGGAAAACGCTTGGATATTGATGACTCGACCGTCTATTTCGAACGAATACAACGTATGAAGCTAAAGAACCCTCTGGTTATTGGATTTGGAATATCCAACAAACAGACGTTTGCTCAAGCAACCCAGTATGCACGAGGTGCAATCATCGGAAGTGCGTTCGTCAAACTATTAGCTACTGACGATTATATGGAGAAAATTTCAGATTTTATACATCAAATCAAAGACTAA
- the trpB gene encoding tryptophan synthase subunit beta: MSKYQVNQKGYYGPFGGAYIPEMLYPNVEELRQDYLRIIQEADFQEEYQQLLTDYVGRPSPLYLAKRLSAKYGANIYLKREDLNHTGAHKINNTIGQILLAERLGKKRIIAETGAGQHGVATATVCALKGLECVVYMGEVDIARQAPNVARMKMMGAEVVAAKSGSRTLKDATNEALRDWINNPVDTHYIIGSVVGPHPYPDMVARFQSIISEETKKQLLSKTGKENPDFVLACVGGGSNAAGMFYHYLDEEEVQLIAIEAAGLGVHSGESAATTVLGKEGVLHGSRSILMQTEDGQVVEPYSISAGLDYPGIGPQHAWLFKSGRGQYVSATDQEAMEAGLQLTRLEGIIPAIESSHALAHLEKMNFKGGETVVVCLSGRGDKDLDNYMKYFDF, encoded by the coding sequence ATGAGCAAATATCAAGTTAACCAAAAAGGGTATTACGGACCATTTGGTGGAGCCTATATTCCAGAGATGCTTTACCCAAATGTAGAAGAACTACGTCAAGATTATCTCCGCATCATCCAAGAAGCGGACTTTCAAGAAGAATATCAGCAATTGCTAACGGATTATGTTGGGAGACCTTCACCGCTTTATCTTGCGAAGCGTCTCTCGGCAAAGTATGGTGCAAATATTTATTTAAAAAGAGAGGATTTAAACCACACAGGCGCACACAAAATCAACAATACAATCGGACAGATTTTGCTAGCGGAACGATTGGGTAAAAAACGTATTATTGCTGAAACTGGTGCTGGTCAACATGGCGTGGCTACGGCAACGGTCTGTGCGTTAAAAGGTTTAGAATGCGTAGTATATATGGGCGAAGTCGACATTGCTCGCCAAGCACCTAACGTAGCACGTATGAAGATGATGGGGGCAGAGGTGGTGGCGGCAAAATCAGGAAGTCGAACACTAAAAGATGCAACCAACGAGGCATTGAGGGATTGGATCAACAATCCTGTAGATACACATTACATCATCGGATCTGTGGTAGGCCCGCACCCTTATCCAGACATGGTAGCCAGATTTCAATCCATAATATCCGAAGAAACAAAAAAACAATTGTTAAGCAAAACTGGCAAAGAGAATCCCGACTTTGTCCTTGCCTGTGTTGGAGGTGGGTCGAATGCCGCAGGCATGTTTTATCACTATCTAGATGAAGAAGAGGTACAACTTATTGCTATTGAGGCCGCTGGGCTAGGAGTTCACTCTGGAGAAAGTGCTGCGACAACAGTATTGGGCAAAGAGGGCGTGCTACATGGCAGTAGATCGATTTTAATGCAAACCGAAGACGGGCAAGTCGTAGAACCCTATTCAATTTCAGCAGGGCTTGACTACCCCGGTATTGGCCCGCAGCATGCGTGGTTGTTCAAAAGCGGCCGAGGACAATACGTGAGTGCCACAGATCAAGAAGCAATGGAAGCGGGACTTCAACTGACTCGTCTAGAAGGTATCATACCCGCTATCGAAAGTTCACATGCTTTGGCCCATCTTGAAAAAATGAATTTCAAAGGTGGAGAGACCGTAGTGGTATGCCTATCGGGCCGAGGAGACAAGGACTTAGACAATTATATGAAATACTTCGATTTTTAA
- a CDS encoding phosphoribosylanthranilate isomerase: MKSIKIKVCGMKDPSNIQALGLLNIDYMGFIFFEGSKRFVDKLAPLDIPLTPAIQRVGVFVNSDFRIIQEKIKAFELQVIQLHGNETLDLCRKVRDSGVTVIKAFGIDSEFDWSILPAYVPFVDYFLFDTKSNQHGGTGTTFDWRILENYNLQVPYFLSGGIGPHNIHGALQSSDPRLYAVDLNSKFESAPGLKDIELLKKVVKTIQHEQISS; the protein is encoded by the coding sequence ATGAAATCCATTAAAATCAAAGTTTGTGGGATGAAAGATCCATCCAATATTCAGGCACTGGGTCTATTGAATATTGACTATATGGGTTTCATCTTTTTCGAAGGGTCAAAGCGCTTCGTCGATAAACTTGCACCGCTAGACATACCTCTCACACCAGCTATCCAACGCGTGGGTGTATTTGTCAATAGCGACTTTCGGATTATTCAAGAAAAAATAAAGGCATTTGAACTTCAGGTGATACAATTGCATGGAAATGAAACGCTAGATTTATGCAGAAAGGTAAGGGACTCAGGGGTAACAGTAATCAAGGCATTTGGCATAGACTCCGAATTTGATTGGTCTATTTTACCAGCCTATGTACCCTTTGTAGATTACTTCCTCTTCGATACCAAAAGCAATCAGCATGGCGGAACGGGAACGACATTTGATTGGCGTATTTTAGAGAATTACAACCTTCAGGTTCCCTATTTCTTGAGTGGCGGCATTGGACCACATAACATTCATGGGGCCCTACAGAGCAGTGACCCGAGGCTTTATGCGGTGGACCTAAACTCTAAATTCGAATCCGCACCCGGATTAAAAGATATAGAATTATTAAAAAAAGTAGTGAAAACAATTCAACATGAGCAAATATCAAGTTAA
- the trpD gene encoding anthranilate phosphoribosyltransferase, translating into MKEILAHLFEYKAFTRKEAYDILTHITEGKYDSHQVAAFMTAYGMRSIRVEELAGFRDAMYDLCKKIDLKDYKLVDLCGTGGDGKNTFNISTLASFVVAGAGYQVAKHGNIGVSSGCGSSNVMEYLGYTFTNDEDLIKRQLDEANICFLHAPFFHPAMRTVAPIRKALGVKTFFNMLGPLTNPANPKYQSVGVFSLELARLYGYLYQNTDKQYAILHALDGYDEISLTGDFKVINNQGEHYYTPQNLGFENIDPASISGGHTVEEAGKIFSTILRGEGDDIQNSVVLSNAAFAINTFNPEKSFADCYYEAEESLLGLKALNAFKKLISQ; encoded by the coding sequence ATGAAAGAAATATTAGCACATTTATTCGAATACAAAGCTTTCACTCGGAAGGAGGCGTATGATATTCTGACTCACATCACGGAAGGAAAATATGACAGTCACCAAGTGGCTGCTTTCATGACGGCTTACGGAATGAGGAGCATACGTGTTGAAGAACTAGCTGGCTTTCGAGATGCGATGTATGACTTGTGTAAGAAAATAGATTTGAAAGACTACAAGCTCGTTGACCTGTGCGGAACGGGAGGAGATGGTAAAAACACATTCAATATATCTACCCTAGCTTCCTTCGTAGTAGCTGGAGCCGGATATCAAGTAGCCAAACATGGTAATATCGGGGTATCATCGGGGTGCGGCTCTTCAAATGTCATGGAGTACTTAGGATATACTTTTACGAATGATGAGGACTTGATCAAACGGCAACTGGATGAAGCGAATATTTGTTTTCTTCACGCGCCATTCTTTCATCCTGCAATGAGGACGGTAGCTCCAATCCGGAAAGCATTGGGCGTTAAAACATTCTTCAACATGTTGGGCCCCCTCACAAACCCTGCAAACCCAAAGTATCAATCCGTAGGGGTATTCAGTCTGGAATTAGCACGTCTTTATGGCTATTTATATCAAAATACAGACAAGCAGTACGCTATATTACATGCTTTGGACGGCTACGACGAGATATCCTTGACTGGCGATTTTAAAGTCATCAATAACCAAGGCGAACATTACTACACCCCTCAAAACCTGGGCTTCGAAAATATTGATCCAGCGTCTATCAGTGGTGGCCATACGGTAGAGGAAGCTGGAAAAATATTCTCGACAATACTCAGAGGTGAAGGAGATGACATCCAAAACAGTGTGGTGCTCAGCAATGCGGCATTTGCCATCAATACATTCAATCCAGAGAAGTCATTTGCCGATTGCTATTATGAAGCCGAAGAATCCCTATTGGGATTGAAAGCCTTAAATGCATTCAAAAAACTGATAAGCCAATGA